One segment of Haloplanus natans DSM 17983 DNA contains the following:
- a CDS encoding SAM-dependent methyltransferase, whose translation MECDPIGTVSTPFETTSEAPRQGFRDAAEGVVTIDPAYREGLSGFDGDRIVVVWWADRADRSVLTLDRNPVRGVFTSRSPARPNPVCITECAVETVDPAAGRLRLRGVDMADGSPVIDLKVPVDVQCWAADGADDST comes from the coding sequence ATGGAGTGTGACCCCATCGGCACCGTGTCCACCCCCTTCGAGACGACGAGCGAGGCACCCCGGCAGGGATTTCGCGACGCGGCCGAGGGCGTCGTCACTATCGACCCCGCGTACCGCGAGGGACTGAGCGGCTTCGACGGCGACCGGATCGTGGTGGTGTGGTGGGCCGACCGCGCCGATCGATCGGTGTTGACGCTCGACCGGAACCCCGTCCGCGGCGTCTTCACATCGCGCTCGCCGGCCCGGCCGAACCCGGTCTGTATCACCGAGTGTGCCGTCGAGACGGTCGACCCAGCGGCCGGCCGTCTCCGCCTTCGTGGCGTCGACATGGCCGACGGCAGTCCCGTGATCGATCTGAAAGTCCCCGTCGACGTTCAGTGTTGGGCAGCCGACGGGGCCGACGACTCCACGTAG
- a CDS encoding TIGR00725 family protein, translating into MRVSVIGGSRIDEPTAERARTVGRLLAERGHVVVCGGLGGVMETVCAGAHDAGGETIGILPTADRSDANEYVDTAVATGLGHARNALVVMNGDAVIAIDGGAGTLSELGFAGVFDRPVAGLGTHDAPGVEAVDTPGDAVDYVESSAPSAAQH; encoded by the coding sequence ATGCGCGTCAGCGTCATCGGCGGGAGTCGCATCGACGAACCGACGGCCGAGCGCGCCCGGACGGTCGGTCGCCTGCTCGCAGAGCGGGGGCACGTCGTCGTCTGTGGCGGCCTCGGCGGCGTCATGGAGACGGTCTGTGCGGGGGCTCACGACGCCGGTGGCGAGACGATCGGCATCCTCCCGACGGCGGACCGGAGCGACGCCAACGAGTACGTCGACACCGCGGTGGCGACGGGGCTGGGCCACGCCCGGAACGCGCTCGTGGTCATGAACGGCGACGCGGTCATCGCCATCGACGGCGGTGCGGGGACGCTCTCGGAACTCGGGTTCGCGGGCGTCTTCGACCGGCCCGTGGCGGGCCTGGGAACCCACGACGCGCCCGGCGTCGAAGCCGTCGACACGCCGGGGGACGCCGTCGACTACGTGGAGTCGTCGGCCCCGTCGGCTGCCCAACACTGA
- a CDS encoding DUF7847 domain-containing protein: MSAVQSLRTAVDALSRNPVLFLGGLVYALVVLPQRALQLASVPLAPAALQLLTFLMTPFVVAGVVGLAREALDGDASFGTLTETGTARYVDLLLGTLVEFGIQLLFGVAFVVLALLVVAAGGGSVGPVGILGAVLGVLLALAYLVVLFLIQFYPVLVVVDGAGPADAVTGSVGFVRSNVVSTLGYSVITVVLGGLAALPVSGFAAYRFLTTGPGAGDSPGPIGGGMSPGGPGADGTPELAELFAGGGLGLSTPEVVALALVSAATTTLFFALRHTYATAFYRRHGRSVEERVLDDDWD; encoded by the coding sequence ATGTCAGCGGTTCAGTCCCTCCGGACGGCGGTCGACGCGCTCTCGCGCAACCCCGTCCTCTTCCTCGGTGGCCTCGTCTACGCGCTCGTCGTCCTGCCACAGCGCGCCCTCCAGCTCGCGTCGGTTCCGCTCGCGCCCGCCGCGCTCCAGTTACTCACCTTCTTGATGACGCCCTTCGTCGTCGCCGGGGTGGTCGGACTGGCCCGTGAGGCACTCGACGGCGACGCGTCGTTCGGGACGCTCACCGAGACGGGGACGGCCCGGTACGTCGACCTCCTGCTCGGCACCCTCGTCGAGTTCGGCATCCAGTTGCTCTTCGGCGTCGCGTTCGTCGTGCTTGCCCTCCTCGTCGTCGCCGCCGGCGGGGGATCGGTCGGTCCGGTCGGCATCCTCGGCGCGGTCCTCGGGGTCCTTCTCGCGCTCGCGTACCTCGTCGTCCTCTTTCTCATCCAGTTTTACCCCGTCCTCGTCGTCGTCGACGGCGCGGGTCCCGCCGACGCGGTCACCGGGAGCGTCGGGTTCGTCCGGAGCAACGTCGTGAGCACGCTCGGCTACAGTGTGATCACGGTCGTCCTGGGTGGCCTCGCGGCCCTCCCCGTCTCCGGTTTCGCCGCCTATCGCTTCCTGACGACAGGGCCGGGTGCGGGGGACAGCCCCGGCCCCATCGGCGGCGGGATGAGCCCCGGCGGGCCTGGAGCGGACGGGACGCCGGAGCTAGCCGAACTGTTCGCCGGCGGGGGGCTCGGTCTCTCGACGCCCGAGGTGGTTGCGCTCGCTCTCGTCTCCGCGGCGACGACGACGCTGTTTTTCGCCCTCCGACACACCTACGCCACGGCGTTTTACCGGCGACACGGGCGCTCGGTAGAAGAGCGGGTACTCGACGACGACTGGGACTAA
- a CDS encoding LabA-like NYN domain-containing protein, with protein sequence MTEIHQNQRVAMLADAQNLYHSAQSLYSRNIDYSALLSKGVSDRELVRAIAYVIRADSPEEERFFEALQEIGFETKIKDIKTFGDGSKKADWDVGISLDAVTLANHADVVVLCTGDGDFSRLCSHLRHEGVRVEVMAFGSSTADELVDAADSFLDLAEREETFLL encoded by the coding sequence GTGACCGAGATACACCAGAATCAGCGCGTCGCGATGCTCGCGGACGCGCAGAACCTCTATCACTCCGCCCAGAGTCTCTACTCCCGAAACATCGACTACTCCGCGCTCCTCTCGAAAGGCGTCTCCGACCGCGAACTCGTGCGCGCCATCGCTTACGTCATCCGCGCCGACTCCCCCGAGGAGGAGCGCTTCTTCGAGGCACTCCAGGAGATCGGCTTCGAGACGAAGATCAAGGACATCAAAACCTTCGGCGACGGCAGCAAAAAAGCCGACTGGGACGTGGGGATCAGCCTCGACGCCGTAACGCTCGCGAACCACGCCGACGTCGTGGTGTTGTGTACCGGCGACGGCGACTTCTCGCGGCTCTGTTCACACCTCCGCCACGAGGGCGTCCGGGTCGAGGTGATGGCCTTCGGCTCCTCGACCGCCGACGAACTCGTCGACGCCGCTGACTCCTTTCTCGACCTCGCGGAGCGCGAGGAGACGTTCCTGCTTTAG
- a CDS encoding DUF7548 family protein, producing the protein MRTDQAAPALGILGCLAVVVTLALPYLVSTGWGSQLGRYYAAGPLGVGAVLFFALLGVVVFSAGARGRTDATTAAGISLALGVVALLVALLWAVSVSLQPLFGFPASWITDHRWYVVAVTAIIPAAAALYARSVL; encoded by the coding sequence ATGCGCACCGATCAGGCCGCCCCCGCGCTGGGCATCCTCGGCTGTCTCGCGGTCGTCGTCACGCTCGCCCTCCCCTATCTCGTCTCGACCGGCTGGGGGAGCCAACTCGGGCGGTACTACGCCGCCGGTCCCCTCGGCGTCGGCGCGGTGCTCTTTTTCGCCCTCCTCGGGGTCGTGGTCTTTTCCGCGGGCGCGCGCGGTCGAACCGACGCGACGACGGCGGCGGGTATCTCGCTCGCTCTCGGCGTCGTTGCCCTCCTCGTCGCGCTCCTGTGGGCGGTGTCGGTGTCGCTCCAGCCCCTCTTCGGGTTTCCGGCGTCGTGGATCACCGATCACCGCTGGTACGTCGTCGCCGTGACGGCGATCATACCCGCCGCCGCCGCCCTCTACGCGCGGTCGGTGCTCTAG
- a CDS encoding DUF7551 domain-containing protein: MVGRTLGDLRERIDALASSDGPFYLRCARTGDRPVPAAGRRFAARTDARKAAHVVERYRETLRRYDPNVPYYDVIVCQVVASDSLGVPSDRTFEATLSTPVLDAATPQSSNRALVEFCHRVAAAVFESLSAAGHDAVEASTMDAYAHLADAVTDPDRLCLQLLERLAADVDARLTADEQAALLDAAATRLGSHRSATAEPVSATLSHLEDHGVVGAHLRSPWSIDLDDGRRAVDVRLSGYALSPRDGRLPVLPLAVDLYRRRPDWPLSSIRVVDIGDAWRVSFVFRQASDPDGLATAPIDEG, from the coding sequence ATGGTTGGACGAACGCTCGGCGACCTCCGGGAACGGATCGACGCCCTCGCGAGCAGCGACGGGCCCTTCTATCTCCGTTGTGCGCGTACGGGCGACCGACCCGTTCCCGCGGCGGGACGCCGGTTCGCGGCGCGCACCGACGCCCGGAAGGCCGCCCACGTCGTCGAGCGATACCGAGAGACCCTCCGTCGGTACGATCCGAACGTACCGTACTACGACGTGATCGTGTGTCAGGTCGTCGCGTCGGACTCGCTCGGCGTCCCCTCCGATCGAACGTTCGAGGCAACGCTCTCGACGCCCGTCCTCGACGCCGCGACGCCGCAGTCGTCGAACCGTGCGCTGGTCGAGTTCTGCCACCGGGTGGCTGCGGCGGTCTTCGAGAGCCTATCGGCCGCCGGGCACGACGCCGTCGAGGCGTCGACTATGGATGCGTACGCCCACCTCGCGGACGCCGTCACCGATCCCGACCGACTCTGTCTTCAACTGCTCGAACGGCTAGCGGCGGACGTGGACGCGAGGCTGACCGCCGACGAACAGGCGGCGCTTCTCGATGCCGCCGCAACGCGTCTCGGGTCCCACCGATCAGCGACGGCGGAGCCGGTTTCGGCGACACTCAGCCACCTCGAAGACCACGGGGTGGTCGGAGCGCATCTCCGCTCCCCGTGGTCGATCGACCTCGACGACGGACGACGAGCCGTCGACGTTCGGCTCTCGGGATACGCGCTCTCACCTCGCGACGGCCGACTGCCCGTGCTTCCGCTGGCGGTCGACCTCTACCGCCGCCGGCCGGACTGGCCCCTGTCGTCGATTCGTGTCGTCGACATCGGCGACGCGTGGCGAGTGTCGTTCGTCTTCCGACAGGCGTCCGATCCCGATGGCCTGGCGACGGCCCCGATCGACGAGGGGTAA
- a CDS encoding DUF7260 family protein has product MAVNTIVRQARTRVRAEREAVDAKADAVEAFADRIADLTATPPSPPPLAATVTAGTPRSRQSDDRCRAVRQAFADTIRPHSVADVADDEPLLETVRAELSDSIAVALAPTTDRSFSPGLKRAIVSATSDRRTELATLARALERERTALDDAQATVETVTDWLLDADETPLTGLGFDALRTRHETLATHRNRCTDLTDRRQAFLRAATERSTGTRISHRSLGHYLYEDFPVDHPVLATATRLDSVCVSCQRAVRDHLVRRA; this is encoded by the coding sequence GTGGCGGTGAACACGATCGTTCGGCAGGCCCGAACGCGGGTGCGTGCCGAACGCGAGGCGGTCGACGCCAAGGCCGACGCGGTCGAGGCGTTTGCCGACCGTATCGCCGATCTCACGGCGACGCCCCCATCGCCGCCACCGCTCGCCGCCACGGTAACCGCGGGCACGCCCCGCTCCCGCCAGTCCGACGACCGCTGTCGCGCGGTCCGGCAGGCGTTCGCCGACACGATCCGTCCCCACAGCGTCGCCGACGTGGCCGACGACGAACCCCTCCTCGAAACCGTTCGCGCCGAACTGTCCGACTCGATCGCCGTGGCGCTCGCTCCGACGACCGACCGATCGTTCTCGCCCGGCCTCAAGCGAGCAATCGTCTCGGCCACGAGCGACCGGCGGACCGAACTCGCGACCCTGGCCCGGGCGCTCGAACGCGAACGGACCGCCCTCGACGACGCCCAAGCGACCGTCGAAACCGTCACCGACTGGCTCCTCGACGCCGACGAAACGCCGCTGACCGGCCTCGGGTTCGACGCGCTCCGGACGCGACACGAGACGCTCGCGACACACCGCAACCGGTGTACCGACCTCACCGACCGGCGGCAGGCGTTCCTCCGGGCAGCCACAGAGCGCTCCACGGGAACGCGGATCTCCCACCGCTCGCTCGGCCACTATCTCTACGAGGACTTCCCGGTCGACCATCCCGTTCTGGCTACCGCCACCCGCCTCGACTCGGTGTGTGTGTCGTGTCAACGAGCCGTCCGCGACCATCTCGTACGGAGGGCCTGA
- a CDS encoding NAD(P)/FAD-dependent oxidoreductase, which produces MTDSDRTTYDVAVVGGGPAGLTAALYTTRLGHDTVIVNRGGGRAAMMQDTHNVIGITEDVSGGEFLQTAQQQVQDYGATYRRGFVSDIDRADSRFYLTVDGEDDLLVERVVLATGFSDARPDPPLPPTGRGLHYCLHCDAYMFVDESVYVMGHGDSAAYVAMIMLNFTDEVDLLTRGDEPTWSDETDRMLRAHPIDVIHEEITGMNRGPDGWLESFEFEDGRVREYRGGFPMYGSEYNNALAADLGCDLNDDGTVVADDHGRTSVDGVYAVGDLVQGHNQIPVAMGQGAKAGIAIHMDLRPFPRSVEEIEARGPVDADEVPGISQSLRETARAFREAEAAESAADD; this is translated from the coding sequence ATGACCGACAGCGATCGGACTACGTACGACGTCGCCGTCGTCGGCGGGGGACCGGCCGGCCTGACCGCCGCCCTCTATACGACCCGCCTCGGCCACGACACCGTGATCGTGAACCGCGGCGGTGGTCGGGCCGCGATGATGCAGGACACTCACAACGTCATCGGAATCACCGAGGACGTCTCCGGGGGCGAGTTCCTCCAGACCGCTCAGCAACAGGTGCAGGACTACGGCGCCACCTACCGACGCGGGTTCGTGAGCGACATCGACCGCGCGGACAGTCGCTTCTACCTCACCGTCGACGGCGAGGACGACCTGTTGGTCGAACGAGTCGTCCTCGCGACGGGGTTCAGCGACGCGCGTCCCGACCCGCCGCTCCCACCCACGGGTCGTGGCCTCCACTACTGTCTCCACTGTGACGCCTACATGTTCGTCGACGAGTCGGTGTACGTGATGGGCCACGGCGACAGCGCCGCCTACGTCGCCATGATTATGCTCAACTTCACCGACGAGGTTGACCTGCTCACCCGGGGCGACGAACCGACCTGGAGTGACGAGACCGACCGCATGCTCCGGGCCCATCCCATCGACGTGATCCACGAGGAGATCACGGGCATGAACCGCGGCCCCGACGGCTGGCTGGAGAGTTTCGAGTTCGAGGACGGCCGCGTTCGCGAGTACCGCGGCGGCTTTCCGATGTACGGTTCGGAGTACAACAACGCCCTCGCGGCCGACCTGGGCTGTGACCTGAACGACGACGGCACCGTCGTCGCCGACGACCACGGTCGGACGAGCGTCGACGGCGTCTACGCCGTTGGCGACCTCGTACAGGGACACAACCAGATTCCCGTCGCCATGGGTCAGGGCGCGAAGGCCGGCATCGCCATCCACATGGACCTGCGGCCGTTCCCGCGGAGCGTCGAGGAGATCGAGGCACGGGGCCCGGTCGACGCCGACGAGGTGCCCGGTATCTCGCAGTCGCTGCGGGAGACGGCACGGGCGTTCCGGGAGGCGGAGGCGGCGGAGTCGGCCGCGGACGACTAA
- a CDS encoding class I SAM-dependent methyltransferase: MDRPNPRTTYDRIADHFAKTRAYPWPEVESFVADAERAAIALDVGCGNGRHAEVLATRADRVVALDASRGLLGTARERGADGGFDADLVQGDAGALPVRDGRVGLAVYVATLHHLRSRERRIASLGELARVLEPGGRALVGVWSTIHDRFDAETGFDTTVDWTLPDGETVPRYYHIYDPAEFDRDLAASALAVHERFRSSGNCYAVVGARRSGHRSAQT; the protein is encoded by the coding sequence ATGGATCGGCCAAATCCACGGACGACCTACGACCGCATCGCGGACCACTTCGCCAAGACGCGGGCGTATCCGTGGCCCGAAGTCGAGTCGTTCGTCGCCGACGCCGAGCGGGCCGCCATCGCGCTCGACGTGGGCTGTGGCAACGGGCGCCACGCCGAGGTGCTCGCGACGCGTGCGGACCGCGTCGTCGCCCTCGACGCGAGCCGCGGCCTCCTCGGCACCGCCCGCGAGCGTGGCGCCGACGGCGGGTTCGACGCCGACCTCGTTCAGGGCGACGCCGGAGCGTTGCCCGTCCGGGACGGGCGGGTCGGCCTCGCCGTCTACGTCGCGACGCTCCACCACCTCCGGTCACGGGAGCGACGGATCGCGAGCCTCGGCGAACTCGCGCGCGTCCTCGAACCCGGTGGGCGGGCGCTCGTCGGCGTCTGGAGCACGATCCACGACCGCTTCGACGCGGAGACGGGGTTCGATACGACCGTCGACTGGACGCTCCCGGACGGCGAGACGGTGCCGCGATACTACCACATCTACGATCCCGCGGAGTTCGACCGCGACCTGGCGGCCAGCGCCCTCGCCGTCCACGAGCGGTTCCGGTCGAGTGGGAACTGTTATGCCGTCGTCGGCGCCCGGCGGTCCGGGCATCGGAGCGCACAGACGTAG